CCCTAGATAGCCAAAGGCGTCGACCCCGACACCCACGGTGCCCTGAGTGAACCCCGACTGATAATCCATCAGGAAGCCCTGAGTCCAGTCCTGCTGATTAGCCCGGCGGTTGGCACGGTCACTACTGAAGTAATAGTTACGCAGGGTCAGCGTAAGCTTGCTGTCGTCCACGAAACCTTCGGCAAGGGCCGCTTCGCCGCTCGATAACAGCGCACAGCCTCCCACCACACCCAGTGCCAAGGGGCGGAAAAGTCGGCTAAGACCTGGTTTATAAATATTAGTTGGTGTTCCTATCTGACAATGCGAGCGTTCCATGACGTCCTCTGTTCGTTATTGGCAAGGCTTGATGGGAGGGGCGCGCAGCCAGGAGCACTAGGGCAGCGAGGCCACCCCATCACGCCATGTACTGCGCGTTGGATAGGGCCCGCACTCCCCCATGCGGGCCCAAATATCGGGTCAGAGAGCGCCGGCAAGTCGACCGCTGAAAAAGAAAAAGCTTCGAAGAAAGGCCTCGAAGGGTTTCTTCAATTTGAATAGGATGGATTTATTGCTCAATGCAGCAACGTCTACTGATAAGTAATCTGGCGGCTGCATCTTCATTTTGGAATCATTGGCGGAAAACGGTATTTTTATCGATGTCATCGGTTTGCCGTCTTACAACATGAAGAAAATAGCCGAGCCATTGGATGTGCTCCATCATTTAACGAGAAACGACGCTGACTGAGGTTCTCACTATAGTGCAGCAGGCCTTCGCATAGGCTTTACCGAAAACTAGAGACGAACGCTTCGAGATGGTGCCGGTTACGATGCTTGACGGCTCAAGCCCAATGTAGAAACAAATTGTCGCTTGGGTTCCCTCTATGGATTTTCCGTTCAGATGTCACGTTGCAACCGGAGAAAATCTACGACATGAAATATAAAGAGACCTCATCCTGCTTTCTTTTTTCGTCATGTGTCAAGCACCTAGAGAAACACTTTTAAAAAGTCTTAAAAGTAAAACTTTTATTACGTAAAAATGATAATTCAATTTAGACCACGACCCCATGCTCTTCGACCACAGAAAAGCAGCAGAGATAAAAGACAAAGATATACTATGACCAGGATATAACTGAAGGAGTGACAACCAACAAGCTCTGCGACAGCTGTATTCATATCGCCAGGATCGACGACCAGCAACGCCGCCTAATGCCTTGACCCGCCTGGTAATTGCGGATCTTGTCGCCTAGGCGAGCCAATCATTAAGACCAATAACCAATAGGACCCAAAGCAATACCTGATCAGTACTAAGATATTACTAAATAATTCGCGACACTCAAACGTTTGCCTTAACACCTAGCTACCGGCTGCTATTCGTCTCTTATTGCTCGTCGCTAATACCTAATCGCAGGTCGCTATTCATTAGCCTCCATACTGAGCAGTATGCTGTGATTGACAGTTTTTAATGTATAGCCTGTAGACTAATTCAATAGATGAATGATCGTTGATTTTCTCGAAGACGCGTTGAGCAAACCCCGCCAACACCCATCCATTGAGCGATCTCCGGCAGCTAAATGTCCGCCAGCACCTTCAATAGATGGGTGATATTCTGAATTAGCGTCCCGCGTACCAGGGCAAAAGGTTAGTTGTGCGAATGCCAGCGAAAGCTTTAGACAGTCTTGGTTAGGATCTCTTCCAGGTTCTCAGGACGAGGCTCCAGATCTGGCAGATTCCGCGTGAGCGCCGCCGGGTCTGCCAGATGGATGCGCCGATCGGCCACAGCCTCGACCAGAGCTTCGTCATGACTCACCAGCAGGATGGCGGTTCGTGCTTCCTCGGCCATTTCCACTAGTAACTCGATCATTTCCCGTTGGGTGATGAGATCGAGTCGTGAGCTGGGTTCGTCCGCGAAGATCAGCGCGGGCTCCAGGAGAAGCACGCGCAGCAACGAAAAGCGCTGCAGCTCGCCCCCGGAGATGTTGCCCGGCAGCCGATCCAACAGGCGCTCGTCGAGCCTCAAACGCTGCATCAGCCGACCGATGCGGGACGCATCCAGACGATGCAACCGGACCAGATCGGCCAGCAACTGACGGACTGTAGCCGCTGGGGCGAAGGCAGCCACCGGATCCTGGTGCAGCTTCTGGAAGGCGAAACGACTGAGCCCCGGCTTGCGTCTCATGGTGCCCGCACTAGGCGCGGCGAGCCCTAGGATAACGTCTCCCAGAGTCGACTTGCCGCAGCCGGATGGACCGGTCACGCCCAGGATTTCGCCTGGCCGGACCTCGAAGGACAGCGCCTCGAAGAGTTGCCGACCGCCCCGCTGGACGGCCAGGTTCTCGACCGCCACAACGGGCTCACCTTTCTCGCCGCGACGCTCCCGACGCGGCCAACGAGTCGGATCGGCTGCCAGCAACTGACGGGTATAGGCATGCCGTGGTTGACCGAGGATCTGCTCGGCGCTACCGGACTCGATCACCCGCCCCTTGAGCATGATCATCACCTCACCGCCCAGACGACGCGCGACTTCGAGATCGTGGGTGATGATGAGCAGGCTGCCACCTTCGGCCAGCATGGCCTTGAGTAGTGCGATGACCTCGTCGATCCGGTCACGATCCAGCCCCTTGGTGGGCTCATCGGCGATCAATACCGGCGCACCGCCTGCATGGGTGGCGGCGAACGCCAGCCGCTGCGCCATGCCGCCCGACAGTTGGAATGGATACTTGCGCTCGGCCCCTGCCAGCCCCAGGCGCGCCAGAGCCGCCATGGCCTTTTCACAGGCCTGGGTGCCCGAAAGGCCGCCTACCTGGGTATAGGTCTCCGTCACCTGGGCCAGCGCCCTCATGGTCGGGTCCAGGCTCAGCCAAGGCTCCTGCGGTAACACGGCAAGTCCCCTGCCCCACTGCTGGCGGCGCCCGACCTGGCGGCCCTCTTCGGCGAAGCCATCCGGCAAACGAATCTGGCCATGGGCCTGTAGGCCGGCCGGCAGGTTGCCGACCAGTCCCTGGGCGAACAGGCTCTTGCCCGAGCCGGTCTCCCCGATGATCGACAACACCTGGCCTGGCGCCAGGCTGATGGACAACGGTTCCACCAGTTGCCCCTGCTCGCTACGGATTTCCAGGGCGGTGGTCATGAGCGATGACGTCATGGCTTGCGTCCTCCGGTGATGAGCATCAGTGACAACACGGTCAGAAAGATAGCGATGATCGGCAAGGCGATGACGAAGGGCGCCTCGGCGTAATAAGGCAGCAACTCGGTGATCATCAGCCCCAACTCGGCGGTGGGCGGCCGCACTCCGATACTCACGAAGCCGAGCGCGGCGATGGCCATGATGGTCGAGGCGGCACCGAAGGCGGCGATGGTCAACAGCACCGGAGCCAGTTGCGGCCAAAGATGCCGCCGCACGATATAGACGGGGCCGAAGCCCAGCAGTTGGCTGGCCGCTACCGCCGGCGATGCCAGCACCGTGCGGGAAAGCGCGCGGGTCATGCGGAAATACTCCACCCACAACACCAGGGCGACGGCGCTATAGAGCGCGATAAAAGAGCCCGGGAATACCGCGACGATCAATAGCACCAGGAGCAGACCCGGCAATGCCAGGAACAGCTCAGCCACTCCGCCCAGCAGCTTGTCGACCGCGCCGCCCTTCCAGGCGGCCAGGATACCCAGCAGCACACCGGGAATGGCCGCGGTGCAGACGCTGATGAAGGCCAGCCCCAGGGAAAAGCGGATGGCGACCGATAGCCGCGCCAGCATGTCCCGCCCCAGGTGGTCGGTGCCCAGGGGATAGGCATCGCTGGGCGCCGTGAGGATCGCCAGATAGTCCTGCCGGGCGATGTCGCCCGACCACAGCAATGGCGTGAGCACGGCGAAGGCGACCATAGCGGTCAGCAATCCCATGCCCAACCAGCGGGCCGAAGCGCGCGCAGGCGGCGCCGCGAGGACGCCGGAATTGTCCAGGCTCATGAGTTTCTCCCGCGTGGATCGATCAGGTGATTGGCGACATCGACGCAGGTATTGAGGATCACGAACAGCAGCCCCATTGCCAGGGCCGTGCCCTGCACCATGGGCACGTCGCGCTGGACGATGGCGTGGACCAGCCCATGACCGATCCCCGGCCAGGCGAAGAGCGTCTCCACCACCACCACGCCCTCGATGAGATACACCAGCTGTACGCCCAGGTAGGTCACCACGGGAACGCCGATGTTGCGCAGGCCATGGCGCAGGAAGACGCTGGCACCCCGCAACCCCTTCAACTTGCCGAAGGCATAGTAGGCCGAGGCGGCCACCTCGACGGTGGCATCCCGGGCCACCCGCGACGACACCGCCGCAAGGCCCAGCGCGAGGGTAAGGGTCGGCAGTACGCTGTGCCAGAAGGTACCGTGCCCAGCCGCCGGAAACAGCTTCCAGGAGATGGCAAACAGCAGTACGAAGATCACCCCCAGCACGAACTGGGGCAAGGCGCGCACGGCAGTGGTCAGAACCAGCAGGGTCCGGTCCAGCAGACTGCCCGGACGCAGACCGGCCAGCACGCCCAGCGGCGGACCAAGCAGCAGCGACACACATACGGCACCGATCGCCAGCCGAATGGAACTGCCCAGTTCATGGGCGACGACCGCCATGACGGGTTTACCGGAGACCAGTGAGTGGCCCAGGTCCAGCGTCAGCAGATCACCGATCCAGGCGAGGAAACGCCACAGCAGCGGTTGATCGAGATTCAGCTCCGCCCGCACCGCTTCGGCGGCTGCCGTATCCACCATATCGTAGCCATAGCGCCCGGCGGCGATGCGGTACGCGGCATCACCAGGCAGCAGGCTCATGAAGAGAAACGTGAGGGCGCCTACCAGCAGCGCTACCATGACCGCCTGCAATAGACGGAAGCTCAACAGCCGCGTCATTCGACCCACCGCATCTTGCTCAGCCCGAAGGTACGCTCGAAGGGATCAATGGCCGCTCCGTCGACGGCGTTCGAAACGGCGATCGTCTGTCGATACCAGGCCACCGGGATCACCGGCAGCTCATTCTGCACCTGAGCCATGGCGGCGTGGCGCTGCCGCTGCTGTTCGGCCGGATCATCAGTGTTCAGCAAGGCATGCAGCGCCTGGTCGAAAGCGGGATTCTTCCAGCCTAGCGGTCCCCACTCCCCGCCCCCGTTGCCAAAATCATTGAGCAGGGTAACCAGCGGATCGGGCGCCAGAGCGAAGTTACGGCCATAGAGCGCAAGCTGGAGCGACCCATCGTTATGCGCTGCCGGGATGGCGCTGGAATTCTGTACCGAAACCTCCACATCGATCCCGACATCCTTGAGCTGGGCTTGGAGCGCCGTGGCGATCAGCGGTAGCTCGGGACGATCAGAATAGGTCAGCAGCTTGAGCTTGAGCGGTTTGCCATCCTTTTCCAGGATGCCATCGGTCCGCGGCACCCAGCCTTGTCCGGCCAGCAGCTTGCGCGCGGCAGCGGGATCGTAGGCGAGCGGGGCCAGTCCAGCGTCATGCCAGGCGGGCACGTTCTTGGCGAACAGCTGGGTTGCACCGGTACCGGGCGCACGAAGTACGGCGGTCGCGATTCCTTCGCGCTGTATGGCCAGGCTGAGTGCCTGGCGTACCTCTACCGGAGCGGTAGCCCCTGCGCCGGAATTGGGGGTCAGTAGTACCACCCGAGGAACCGGCTCGATCAATACCTTAAGGTTGCTCGAACGCGTGAGCTTGGCGATGCTCGGCGGATCGAGCTGGAATACCAACTCCGCGTCCCCGCTTTCCGCCATCAGGGTGCGTGTCTCACCGCGCCCTGCCGCCAGATAGGTGGTCTTGACGATCTCTGGCTTGGCTCCCCAATACCCATCGAATCGCTCGGCGGCGAGGCGTTGGGGCGGCTCCAGCAAGGTCACCCGGTAAGGACCGGTACCGATGATCTGCTGCACCTTGCCTTCGGCGTCGAAGGAGCTGAGAGCCAGGATATTGGTGGAGGAGTGAGCCAGCAGTGCCAACAACGGCTTGAAGGGCTTGGCAAGCTGGATCACCACCTCGTTGCCCTCGGCGGTGATCGATTCCATACCCGCCTGCTTCAATACCCCCGGTTTGCTGCGTGCCACTTCGAGTACGCGAGCAACGCCCGCGGCGGTAAGCTCGGTGCCGTCATGGAATTTCACCCCCTGGCGAATAGCCAGACGCCAGGTCCTGCCATCCGCCGAAGCGACCCAGCGCTCTGCCAGGCCTGGTACCGGATTGCCTTGGGCATCGCTGTCCAAAAGCGTCTCGGCGATCTGCATGCGCTGGAAGACGAAGCCTGAAATGGACGGGTCCAACCCTCCGATCTCGAAGGGGCCGACAACATCGAAAACCCGCTCTTGGGCCGAGGATGCCAAGGGAAACAAAGCCACCAGCGTCGCCAATGCAGACGCTGCCATGGCAGTGCGGAAGGGGCGATATGAAGACATGACAATCCTTATGAAAACAAAGCACCAATGTCGGCCATGAGCCTCCTTGCAGGAGCCTGGCCGCCGAGGCCGCACGTTATATCATAACGATTTCAGCTTGAAATCAGACCTCTCCCCGTTAGCAACATCTTGAAATACCTCGGGAATATAAGGCTCGATAGCTAGTAGACCATCGCTAGTCGTGTGCAAGACGACTGGAAAGATGCTGCCAGAGTTCAGGAGAAAATCCGGCGTCTGTCTGCTCAAAGACAGTTCTGAACTGATCAAGTCCTGCATAGCAGGGTTACCGAGGAACCGAATAGGTCTACACGTCCGCACCCAAACCTTCACCGACTCTACTAAAGGACAGCGGCCATCCATGTAGTTATTGAAAAACGTTTGAAGCCTTGATGAAGCAAGGC
The window above is part of the Pseudomonas oryzihabitans genome. Proteins encoded here:
- a CDS encoding ABC transporter ATP-binding protein — protein: MTSSLMTTALEIRSEQGQLVEPLSISLAPGQVLSIIGETGSGKSLFAQGLVGNLPAGLQAHGQIRLPDGFAEEGRQVGRRQQWGRGLAVLPQEPWLSLDPTMRALAQVTETYTQVGGLSGTQACEKAMAALARLGLAGAERKYPFQLSGGMAQRLAFAATHAGGAPVLIADEPTKGLDRDRIDEVIALLKAMLAEGGSLLIITHDLEVARRLGGEVMIMLKGRVIESGSAEQILGQPRHAYTRQLLAADPTRWPRRERRGEKGEPVVAVENLAVQRGGRQLFEALSFEVRPGEILGVTGPSGCGKSTLGDVILGLAAPSAGTMRRKPGLSRFAFQKLHQDPVAAFAPAATVRQLLADLVRLHRLDASRIGRLMQRLRLDERLLDRLPGNISGGELQRFSLLRVLLLEPALIFADEPSSRLDLITQREMIELLVEMAEEARTAILLVSHDEALVEAVADRRIHLADPAALTRNLPDLEPRPENLEEILTKTV
- a CDS encoding ABC transporter permease, giving the protein MSLDNSGVLAAPPARASARWLGMGLLTAMVAFAVLTPLLWSGDIARQDYLAILTAPSDAYPLGTDHLGRDMLARLSVAIRFSLGLAFISVCTAAIPGVLLGILAAWKGGAVDKLLGGVAELFLALPGLLLVLLIVAVFPGSFIALYSAVALVLWVEYFRMTRALSRTVLASPAVAASQLLGFGPVYIVRRHLWPQLAPVLLTIAAFGAASTIMAIAALGFVSIGVRPPTAELGLMITELLPYYAEAPFVIALPIIAIFLTVLSLMLITGGRKP
- a CDS encoding ABC transporter permease, giving the protein MTRLLSFRLLQAVMVALLVGALTFLFMSLLPGDAAYRIAAGRYGYDMVDTAAAEAVRAELNLDQPLLWRFLAWIGDLLTLDLGHSLVSGKPVMAVVAHELGSSIRLAIGAVCVSLLLGPPLGVLAGLRPGSLLDRTLLVLTTAVRALPQFVLGVIFVLLFAISWKLFPAAGHGTFWHSVLPTLTLALGLAAVSSRVARDATVEVAASAYYAFGKLKGLRGASVFLRHGLRNIGVPVVTYLGVQLVYLIEGVVVVETLFAWPGIGHGLVHAIVQRDVPMVQGTALAMGLLFVILNTCVDVANHLIDPRGRNS
- a CDS encoding ABC transporter substrate-binding protein gives rise to the protein MATLVALFPLASSAQERVFDVVGPFEIGGLDPSISGFVFQRMQIAETLLDSDAQGNPVPGLAERWVASADGRTWRLAIRQGVKFHDGTELTAAGVARVLEVARSKPGVLKQAGMESITAEGNEVVIQLAKPFKPLLALLAHSSTNILALSSFDAEGKVQQIIGTGPYRVTLLEPPQRLAAERFDGYWGAKPEIVKTTYLAAGRGETRTLMAESGDAELVFQLDPPSIAKLTRSSNLKVLIEPVPRVVLLTPNSGAGATAPVEVRQALSLAIQREGIATAVLRAPGTGATQLFAKNVPAWHDAGLAPLAYDPAAARKLLAGQGWVPRTDGILEKDGKPLKLKLLTYSDRPELPLIATALQAQLKDVGIDVEVSVQNSSAIPAAHNDGSLQLALYGRNFALAPDPLVTLLNDFGNGGGEWGPLGWKNPAFDQALHALLNTDDPAEQQRQRHAAMAQVQNELPVIPVAWYRQTIAVSNAVDGAAIDPFERTFGLSKMRWVE